GCAGAATAGTCTGCCCTTCTTTTTCTATAACTCGCGCTTGCATCGTGCTAATAGGGTCTTCCAGGTCAAATTGAACACCATCTAAAGCTGTGATCAAGTCGCCGGGGCGCAACCGAGCTGCTTCGGCTGGAGAGCCTTCCGCAATCCCGCCGACAAAAATATAGGGGCTGAGGGTATCCACTCCAGGTGTCAGGGTTACTTCATATTCATCACCCGTCTCTGCTCGACGCAGGCTGAGCGTGATAGGTTCATCCTGGCTTGCAACCAACTGCTGCAAGAAATCTTGCGTCGTGGGGAACATCTCACCGTTGACGCGCTCAATTACATCACCAATTTCAACACCGGCTTGTGCAAATACACTGTTTTGTGGCACCTGGACAAGCTGGGTTCGTGCTCCGACAACTTCAGGCAGGCCAATGAGCGCCACAATGATAAAAAGGACGATTGCGGATGCAACATTCGCAAGAGCACCGGCGGCCATAAAGATGATACGAGACCCTGCGCTAGCATCCTGTAGGGCTACCATATCTTCATCAGCAACCCCGCGTTCCCGCAGTTGGGAACGCATATCTTCATAACGATGCTTTGGTTTTTCCTCAGCATCGTCTTCATCTGCTTCTGCCACTTCCTCATTGACTGGCCCAGCCATGTCTTCGCCGAGTGGCATCACATAACCACCAATAGGCAACCAATTTAAGACAATTTCCGTCTCACCCCATCGAAATAACCGGGCAAGGCGCGGCGGCCAGCCAATGCCAAATTCCAACACGCTGATGCCAGCCATCTTCGCTGCGAGAAAATGCCCTAGCTCGTGGATGATAATTGCCGGAATCAGCACCAGGGCAAACGCCAGCACAGACATTAGGAACTCGTTTTGGAGCAATCCTTGTAACATTAATGATCACCTATCAACTGTCGACGTGATTGGGTGGATTATCCACTATATCTTTCGTACATTTCATACACGCATTATAAGCGCCACTTTCACTCAGTGGCAAGCGATGGTCATTAACAGCGGTTAAGCGCAGGGAGAACGTACTCTGGATATATAGGGACTAGATCAGGGTTGCCGGGCCACCTGGTGTGGCGACCAGAGTATCCAATATACCAGATAGCGTCCCCAGGCGATTTCTTACCTCATCAACGCTATCCGATGTACAGATACAATGTACATTTGGGCCAGCATCCAGGGTATAGCACACCTCAACACCATCAGCCCGCCATTCACGCACGGCTTCCATAATCGCAAGTGTTGGGGGCTGCCAATAGAAAAGTGGCGGACGGCTCGTCATCATAACAGCGTGCATCAAATTACTGTCTTCTTCTACAACTGTCGCTAATGTGGCGAAATCTTGGTTGATAATGGCCTGACGACATACATCAAACCTTGCTTGAGCGCCTGCGACACGTGCTTCCTGTAAATCGCTTGTCGAAGCTGTGCGATGCCCCGCCTGAGAACCCGTTTTCTTATGTGCTTGGCTCACAACCGCAATCACATCAACAAGGTTCCAATAATCTGGGCTTGCGAAGGATTCAGCGTAGCTGTCTTCATGCGTCTCTGCAGCAAACCATTCTACAAAGCCACTTGGCACAGAGCGAGAAGCGGACCCGGAGCCAATACGCGCGATCGTCGTTAGCTCCCTTTCAGTTAATTCTTCCTCGGCTGCTGCAACCGCAGCAACCGTTAACGCCGCAAAGGCTGCCGCTGAGGAAGCGATACCTGCGCCCATCGGGAAGTTGTTTGACGATGACACATGGGCGTGAATAGCCAAACCAAGACGCCGCCGGATGCGTTCGAGATGGTCGCTGACACGCAGGCGAGCTTGTTCGCTCGCAATTGTCCCGTTAATCTCCAATATATCCTGATCTAGATTCTCATCCCAGGTCACCGAGGTATCTGTATAGACACTCGCCAAATTCATACTAATCGTTGAATTCATAGGTAAGCGCAAAACTTCGTTGCGGTTCCCCCAATATTTAATGAACGCGATGTTTGGATGCGCACGAGCCGTAGCAGTCTTCATGGGCACTTGCCTTATTCGTCATAATATCAATCATGGTCTGATTGTACCTACCCTGCCGCCAAGCACTAGGGCTTGTTGTCACAGTGTGCTGTTTTATAATCTGCTGCGGGCAGCTAATACTTGGAGCAAACACGTGCAAGCACTCTCTGGTCTCATCCGCACGATGCGACCCAGGCAATGGACCAAAAATATCCTTTTTGTCTTTCCGGCGCTCATATTTGATGGACAACTTTTTGAGCTAACGCCCTTTTTGCGGGTCACTTTTGCGGCGTTGTTACTCATTCTGGCATCTGGTTCTGTCTATATCATGAATGACCTGGTCGACATTGAAAAAGACCGGGCACATCCACGCAAAAAGAACCGGCCCCTACCGTCCGGCCAGCTCCCTGTACCGCTGGCAATTGGCACAGCGATCACGCTGCCAATCATTACGGTCTTGATAGCTTTTGCATGGGAACCGAACCTCGCCGCTGTTCTAATCACTTATCTCATCGTCCAGGTGGCTTACTCCTTCTATCTTAAAAATGTGGTTATTCTGGATGTGCTCACAGTCACAGCTGGCTTTATGCTGCGCGTGATTGCGGGCGTGGTGGTGATTGATGTGGCGAACTTTTCGCCCTGGCTTTATGCATGTTCTGGATTATTAGCCCTGTTCCTGATCGTTGGCAAGCGACGTCAGGAGTATGTGCAATTAGGCGAACATGCACTCAACACACGCCCTATATTTAAAAATTACAACCTTCCCTTGCTTGACGATATGCTGCGCATGGTGATGACCTCAACATTCATCACGTATGTGCTCTATACCATTGAAACGGATACCGTCAAGATGTTAGACGTCAATTTAACCCTGCTGACCGTACCCTTTGTGATTTATGGGCTGTTTTACTATATGTATCTCATTCATGTTAAAGGTGAAGGCGGCGCACCCGATGAGGTCCTGTTGACAGATCGCAACCTGCAAATTGATATTGCGCTCTGGGGGCTGACATTTGTATTTTTGATTTATTTACTCCCGGCAATCATTAATCAGCCATGACGATATCAGCTTCTGCCCCTGCGAAAATTATCCTCTTTGGTGAGCATGCTGTTGTTTATGGGGAGCCGGCTATCGCCGTCCCTGTCACTGCATTGCAGGCCACAGCGGATATATCACCATCCGACGATGGGTTTAAGATCATTGCGTATGATCTGGATGATGCCATTATTCGCTACAACACTTATGCTGAAGACCAACCCCTTCAACGCGTTCTCACCTTGTTACAAGATGTACATCACTGTGATCTACCGTCGGTAAGCATTGGCGTTCGCTCCCATATTCCTATGGCAAGCGGCTTAGGTAGCGGTGCTGCTGTGACGACGGCAATTGCACGAGCCGTCACACAGGCAATGGGTAAAACGCTTTCACTGGATGCTCTGAACCGTATTGTCTACGAAGTTGAGACAATCCATCATGGCACGCCGAGCGGCATAGATAACACGGTGATTGTGTATGAACAGCCTATCTATTTCGTTCGTGAGCAGCCCATTGAGCACTTGATGATTGGGCAGCCCTTTACCCTGATTGTCGCTGATACAGGTGAGACAGCGCTCACGCATATCGCTGTCGGGGACGTGCGCAAGTTGGTTACATCGGAACCCGAACAGTATCGCCCCATGATTCGTGAAATAGGCAAACTCACAAAATTAGCGCGCCAGCATCTGGAAGCTGGTGAAATCAAGGCGCTTGGCCCTCTAATGGATACCAATCATGCGTGGTTACAACAGCTCACTGTATCATCCCCAAAATTGGATCAACTGGTGACTGCGGCCAGAGCAGCGGGGGCCTTAGGTGCAAAACTAAGCGGTGGCGGTCGCGGCGGTAATATGATCGCTCTCGTTCAGCCTGAAGCCGCTGGTGATGTGATGGCAGCTCTGACTTCCAATGGCGCAGTTTCCGTATTACAGACGATGGTAAATTAGCAATGACGAAATCAATCACCCTCATCAAACTTGGCGGATCTCTCATCACAGATAAAAACGTTCAGTCCAGCTATAAGGCGGATGTCGTCGCTCGTCTGGCCCGCGAGATGAAAGCAGCACAGCAGGCACAGCCCGATCTCAGTCTGGTTATTGGGCACGGCAGCGGCTCTTTTGGGCATTTTGAAGCAAAGAAGCATAATACAATCGCAGGTGTACACACACCAGAAGAATGGTATGGGTTTACGCGAGTTGCGGTTGCTGCGTCACAACTAAGCCAATATGTTGCGGAAACATTGTTAGATGCTGAGCTACCCGTTTTCCGGGTACAGCCCAGTGCTTCTGTTGTCTCTGATGAAGGTGTCATCCAGCAAATGGCCCTGCATAACATTCGTACAGCGCTCACGATGGGCTTAATCCCCCTGGTTCATGGTGATGTTGCTCTGGATATTACGCTGGGCGGCACAATCACATCGACAGAGACTATCTTTGCCTATCTTGCGCGATATCTACCTGTTGATCGCATTTTATTAATTGGCGTGGAATCTGGCGTTTATGATCAAACGGGTTCAATCATCCCACACATTACTTCCCATAATCTGGAGCAGCATGAAGCCGCTTTAGGACATTCTGCTGGTGTTGATGTGACCGGGGGTATGTACACTAAAGTCATGGATATGCTGGCACTTGCTAATGTGCGAGATCAACTCAGTGTGCGCATTATGAGTGGTACCGAACCTGGGTTGCTCACACAAACCTTGCTTAACAAAGCAGAACCGGGCACCCTGATTACAGGATGATATTATCTGGGCAGGCGGTCCGCTAAACGATTCATCAACATCAAAGTGACGACAATAGCGAGGCCAGGGGCAATGGCGGGCCAGCTAGCCACTCTAAAGCTGTTCCGTCCTTCAGATAGCATGATGCCCCAATCTGGCTGACCAGGATCACCAAATCCTAAGAAGCTAAGGGCGGCTCCATTCATGATGGCATAACTAAATACCACCAGACCATAGGCACGCAGCACGGACCATATGCCACGGAGAATGTGTCGCCGGAGGACAGCTGTCCTTGTGCTGCCCATCGCATGGGCAGCAAGAACGTAGTCTGTAACCCCTATTTGCTGTGAAGCACTGCGTACAACCAGCGCAATTGGGGCAACTTGGGCAATGCCTACAGCAAAATACAGGGCTAAGCTCCCCTGCCCCATGAGTGTCAGAACGGTTAAAGCAAGTAATAAACCGGGTATCGCTAGCACAGCATGTATCACAGCCAAAATAGCCTGATTGAAATAACTGTTTGAACTCACGCTGATAAGGCCCAATGTACTGCCAGTAACCACAGCGAGCAACGTGCTGATAAACGCCCCCCCTAGCGTATACCGCCCTCCATACAACAGACGGGACCACACATCTCGCCCCAGATAATCTGTGCCTAGGATGTGTTCTGTATTGGGCATAAGTAGTTGATCCTCTGTGCTCGTCAGCATGGGGTCAGCATGTGTGAGGAGTGGTGCAAAAAGCAGCATAAACCCTATCAATGCAACTGAACCCCACAAAACCTTATTCATCGAGTTACGCTCGCTATTCTCAGCCTGGGGTCCAAGTAATAGGATGCGAGATCAGCTATCAACGTTAGCACAACGTAGGCGATAGCTGTGATGAGCACGACACCCTGCACAACGGGATAGTCCTGCTGGAGCGTTGCGCGTAATAACAACGTCCCCATGCCACTGCGCTGGAAGATACTCTCAGTGATGACCGTCCCACTCAGTAAGTATCCAAATTGAAGGACGATAACGGGCAAAATAACAGCTAATGTAGGCCGTAAAACATGGACCCACTGAATCCTCTGTGCTTTTAACCCTTTCCCGACAGCGACCTGGATGTAAGGTTGCTGCATGACATCATGCACTTGTGCTTGTATAACTCTGGCGATAGCGCCACTTGTGTGGAATCCCAATACCATTACTGGTAACCACGGCTGACTGCGCAGTCCATCAATAGCGGTTGCCAACATAAATACAACCAGCGTGCCCGTCCAATAAACGGGTATGGCAAGAGACAGGTCGATAAACGCGTTGGCAAGCCTGCGCAGTGCTATTTTTGTGGAGGCCACCGCTGTGTAGCCAATGGAAATGCCAAGGACAACAGCGAGAAGCGTACTATAGCCAGCAAGCCAGAGCGTATTGCCGAGCTGTTGAGAGATCATCTCACGTACAGTTAGGCCTGTATAAAGTGAGCGTCCCCAATTGCCACTCAGCACGTCGAGCCAATAATGGACATATTGCCCAGGTAGTGGTGCATCAATACCAGAAAGCTGTCGCTGTAAAGCGATTTCGCTCTCAGTTAGTCCAGCCTCCCCTGCCTGCGCAGAGATTGGATCTCCGGGTAGAATCCTCAGAGTAATAAATGTGATTGTGACGGCCAGCCAGATTGTGAGCAATGCACCTGTGAGACGACTGATGAGCACAAGACATTATTCCGATGGGACAATGGCAACATTGTTCATAAGAGGGAACCAACCATATGGGTCAAACATCAGCCCGCTTACCTGAGAGCGATGTGCATTGAGGTTGACGTAATCGCGGATAGGCAAAATGAGCGCTTGCTGCATGATGATGGCTTGCGCCGTGCCATATTGAATCCGACGATCTTCCGCGTCAGTCGATTGCACGGCTTGTAATAACGCAGAATCCAGGTTGGAATCGGAATAGCCTGTCCAATTCAGCTCGCTGGTGCCCAAGAATCGATCCAGCAAATAGGATGGCTCAAGGCCGAAGGTATCAAATGAGACGAGATTATAATTGCCTTCTGAGACAGCTTCATCTAAGCCCGTATAACCTGGAACAGGCTCAATCACAGTCTGGATGCCGACAGCAGCCCATTGATCACGTAAGAGTTGCATAACCTCCGGCACGTGGCCCCAGGGTGGCTGTATAACAGTGATTTGTAATGGCTCCCCATCGCGTTCTAGGATGCCATCTCCATCGCTATCTGCATAGCCACTTGATGTGAGTAGTTGAGTTGCTTGCGCTGGATTGTAATCATATACACCGCGCACCCCGGCATTATAGTAAAGGCTATTTGCAGAAACGGGACCCCAGGCAACAGGCGAAAAGCCCTGGAAAACGGATTCTATGATACCGCTCCGGTTGGTAGCGTACAGAAGGGCCTGTCGTACGGCCAGGTCATCCGTCGGTGCGACTTGAGTATTCATGTAGAATTGCAGAGGTTGCCCTGGCACTGCAACAGGGTCTAGTTGAACGGCGTCGCTGTTCGCAAAGCCACGTGCGTCTGTTGGTAGTAACTCACCCATAATATCCGCATCGCCGGATTCAAGTGCAACAGAGCGCGTTGGTGGGTCTTCAAAAAAACGATATTCGATAATATCGACGGCGTTTTCTTCCGGCATTTCGTAAAAGCTGGGTCCCCATGCATAATCTTCGTATCGCTCAATCGTGATATGATCACCGGGGATATACTCCACAAATCGGAATGGGCCTGTACCAATCTGATGGTACTGGTACAACAGACGATTGTATTCCTCGCCGCCGGGCAGTGCATTCACTGTTGCGAGCGCCGCAGGGCTGGCAATACCCAAGTAAACCTGGGCCAATCCATCCATGAGCGGCTGATAAGGTTGTGAGAGCTGCAATTCAATCGTGTAATCATCCACGACGCGGTACCCAGCCAACGGGCCTAACAGCCCACGAGCACGTTGAGACAGCGTTTCTGAGTATGTAACACGATCCAGATTAAAGCGAACGGATTCCGCATCTAATGGCGTGCCATCGTGGAATGTTACATCTTGTCTCAGATGGAACGTGTAAATCAGACCATCTTCTGAGATATCCCAGCTTTGCGCTAAGCCAGGCACAAATTCATTCGTTTGCGGATCTCGGTATACTAAAGTGTCATATACTTGGCGTAAGACAATCCCTAGTTCAGTCGATTGGTTGATGTGGGGATCAATACCACTGACTTGGAGCGTCAGCCCGTATATCAGACGATTTGGCGTATCTTCTACCGGGGTGCTGCCACAACCAGTCACAACGAATATCACGAAAACCAGGGTTGCAATTGCCGACTTGCGCATATATATCCTTTTGTCGAATGAGGCAATGATATATTTGGGTGCAGTATGCATACATATGCCAGCCATTGTAATAGGCGCATCTGACAACGCAAGCCTCGACAGTTGTACGAGTCACCTCAATAATAGTAAACAGTTGACTTGTACCCGATTGTTACCTCTTATGGTAATTTGGAGTCATCATGACCTATGCCCCACCCCCGCTGATCGCACCGCCTAAAGAAGAGGAAGTTCATCCTTATCGGCGAGTCTGGCGCAGCTTAACACAAGAAACAGCGATTTTAGCAATTGTATGTACAGCCGTGTTCATCCTCTTCCAGTATCTACCCATCCGTATACCCGCTATTGCGGAACCGATACTGAATTATGGACTCGCATTCCTGCCACTGGCTTTGTGGATCATCCTGGCTCGTTTTCCAGAGACGAGGGTGCCCTTACCACGAACTGGTTTGAATACGACAGTGGTGCTCTCAGCCTTGCTTGCTGCCGCGGTTGGTATTCCTGTTGTCAATACGGTGATACAGCCCGCCAACTGGTTATCTGTAGAGTCGGCCCCCGTGCGTGTAATTGGCTATATGTTGACGGCAGGCATCGTTCAGGAATTCATCAAGTTCCTGGTCGTCCGTTTTGTAGCAGGTGGACGATTCTTCCGAATCCGCGAAGATAGTGTGGCGTTTAATATGGCGGCGGCTGTTGGTTATATCACAGTGTTGAACCTGGCCTACGTGGTCAATAATGCAGCTTCGCCTGATTTCGTCGCACTACGCGTTTTACATCACGTTGCAATGAATACAGCTGGCAGCCTGATCATCAGCTATGGCTTTGCCCAAACCTGGTTTGCCAATGTAAGCCCTTTCATGCTGCCGTTCACGCTGGTCATCGCCTCTTTTGTCAACGGGTTGATTATCCCGCTGCGTTCAGGCTTTATGAATGCATCACTGGGTATCAGTGGCGCTTCTGCACAGCCTTTGTTTGGCCTGGGGTTTAGCCTTGGGGTGTTGTTAGCAGCAGTCGCCATAATCTCATTCTTTTATAGAGTCGCGGCTGAACAAGAACGAATTGCTCGGCAAACGAGGGGTAATTTATGATTTTTGAGACATTTACCTCAGGAAATGAAGGCCTGTCTCAAAAACAGCGCTGGGCAACACTCTTTACGATCATTGCGGGGATTGCTCTGCTGTTATTCGGCCTCATTATGCGTGGTCAGATCGTAAATGCAGAAGCGCAATACAGCGATACGCGTATCGGCCTCCGGCTCAGTTATCCTCATGGCTGGTTGCTGGATACAGCGGCAGATGAATATGTCTTCCGGGTACGTAATATGACACGACCGGGCTTTAAGACAACGATTCAGATTTCGGTGCGACCTGTGAGTGCAGCGACGACAGAACGCAATGTTGCGGATCAATTAGCGCGTACGAGGGCATTATCACTGCAAGATTATCGTGTGCTCAGTATCTCATCAACGACATTGAATGATATTCCTGTGCAGGCCATGTCCTATACCTACAGCGATCAGAACACCAGCCCGTTTTTGCAAAGCTTTTCCACTGTAGTCGAGGGTTTGGATATCCTCACAATTCAACGTGGGCAGGCAATTATCATTACATTCCGTGCAGAAGCGAGTGATTTCGAAGAAGAGTACATTCACTTCGAACAATTTTTGAATACGTTGGAATTTTAGTATGTCTTACTTGCGCAAATGCCAATTCTACTGGACAGCTTTTGTGTTCTTGTTATTGAGCACGTTTTATGTCGAAAGTCAGGATAACTTGTCACCTGATCTCGACATTGACCGCCTTAAACGGGCGACGGTGTTCATCATGCAAGTAGAAAGTCAAAATCTAACGACGACTTGCGTCGGAACAGGGACGCTGGTTCGTTATGATGGCTTAATTTTGACCAATGCATTCCATACTGTACAGAGCGATCAGTGTCCTGGCGATATTCTATTTGTTGCTCTGACGCTAGATTCCGATGAACCCCCTGTACCCAAGTACCGTGCAGAAGTGGTCCAGGCAAACGTTGGTCTTGATATTGCCTTGTTGCGCATCACCCAGGATTTTGATGGGCGTGAGTTAGAAGAAGATAGCTTACCGATCTTACCGTTTGTGCAACTGGCTGATGACACGGTCGATATTATTGATCAAACAGTGACTGTATTGGGCTATCCAGATATTGGCAACTCGGTCGTCCAGGCCCAGAGAGGCTCAATCACCTCTTATATCGCTGAGCCAAGCGGTGGTGAGGCATCCTGGATGAAAATCAGAACACTGGATGCCTCACCTATTCCTGGTACCATGACAGGCGGTGCAGCTTATACACGTGCGGGCAACCTGATTGGTATCCTCACGTCTGCGCCAACATCCCAGAATCAGGCAACGAGTGAATGCGTCACCATTGAAGATACCAATCTGGACGGCTTCATCAACAGCAATGATCGCTGTATCCCTGTTGGAGAGGCCATCAGCGTACTGCGTTCGGTGACGCTGGCGAGGCCTCTGGTACAGGCAGCTTCATTAGGGTTACAGATAAACTTACTGACCTCCCCTATTTACCGTGTGGAAAGCGTCAGTTCGCCAACAATTAGCAATCCGTTCTTTGCCCCAGCGATCGATAATAATCAACCAACGACAGTGCTCCGTTCTGCACCTGCCGGGACCGATAGCTTGTATCTCTTTTTCGACTATCGAAACATGACCCCAGAAACAGTTTATGAAGTGCGTGTGACCGTTGATGGCATCCCGAATCAGGCGTTGAGCTTACCCCCTGTGCGCTGGAGTGGTGGCACAAATGGGTTGTGGTACGTTGGTGCAACGAATCAGACACGCCCAAATGGCCGATATGAATATCGTGTTTTTGTAGATGGCGTAGAAGCGGCAGCATCAGCCATTAACGTCGGTGGTGTTGCAGAAGACGCGCCATTTTTCGGCAATATCACCTTTGGCTTGCTCAATCAATCAGGCGACTTAAGCGGCTCTGGCTATGTGCTGCCGACGGGAAATACCGCAACAGCTCGCTTTATTCATCGCAACATGGTCCCAGGCGTTACAAACTGGACGTCAATCTGGTCCTTTAATGGTGAACGTATCGAAGGCTCACGTACATCCGGCACATGGGAAAATACAGGTGAGTTGAATACGGGCATTACCAGCTTGCAGCCTGCCGGCGGTCTATCACCGGGGAATTATCGTTTGGAGCTGTTTATTGATAATTCCCTGGCTGCTCTAGGCGATGTTACAGTAGCAGGCTCACAATCTGGCCCATTGGCTCGTGTGTTTACCAATGTGGAGTTCAGACGTGCTAACAGCCTTGTAGCGGAGCCTAGTGAGAATACAGGAACGAACTTCCCTGACGGTGCTTATACGCTTTATGCTTATTTTGACTGGGAGCAGATCGAACCGGGGACGTTGTGGACACTTCAGTGGTCTGTGGATAATGAGGTTTTCTACCGTCAAACAATCCCCTGGAGCAGTTCGCTCAGCGGCAGTGATTTTACGATGCAGCTAACAGCGCCCGGCGGCTTGCCAGATGGCACTTATAGTGTGGACTTGCTCATCAATGATATTGTCCTGGCACAGGGTGAAGTTAGCATTGGTATTGGGCAGTTACCCATTGATCGGCTGAATCAGGCCGAGGGTGTGCGCCTGGGCGGCCAAATCATCGACCTGGAGACCAACAAGGGCATTGAGGCAGCTAGTATCTTCATCATTAGCGATCAATTCGCTGTTGAAGATTTCGTCAATGTCGAAACAGGTTGGAATGAAAGCCAGCTTTATGCCGTCGCCACAACAGACCGAGATGGCTATTTTGAGGTTGACCGCCCTCTTCAGTTTGATACGCCTTATAGTGTATTGATTGAAGTCGAGGGGTATCTCCCCGTCAGTGTTGATGGTTATGAAGTGACCCGTGAACGCCTGCAACAAGAAGGCGGTAACCCGCTTGAAATTCTGATACCTTTAACTCGTGACTGATAAAAGGCCGATGAAAGTGAATCCATGGCGAAGAAACAACGATTAGATATTCTCGTTCATGAGCGCGGTATGGCACCAAGCCGCGCCAAAGCTCAAGCGCTTATCATGGCGGGAGATGTCTTTGTAAATGGAGAGCGCGTCGATAAAGCAGGCACTCGTTTTGCTGATGATGTAGAAATATTCGTCAAGGCACAGCCCCCTTATGTGAGCCGGGGCGGCGAGAAGTTAGCCGGTGCTCTGGAGGCTTTTTCATTTGATGTGAGCGAGATGGTCGCCGCTGATGTTGGCGCAAGTACCGGCGGCTTTACAGATTGCCTACTGCAAAAAAATGCAAAAAAAGTCTATGCAATTGACGTTGGCTATGGGCAGCTAGCACACAAATTGCGCATTGATGAACGCGTTATCGTTATGGAACGCACCAATGCCCGTTATCTGGATGCACTGCCGGAACAAATTGATCTCGCTGTGATTGACGCGTCGTTTATCTCCCTCAAACTTTTGCTGCCCAAAGTCAAATTATGGATGAAACCCCAAGCCCATGTTATTGCCTTAATCAAGCCGCAGTTTGAAGCTGGTAAATCGCAGGTCGGTAAAGGTGGCGTTGTCAAAGATCAAGACGTTCACGCTCAGATTTTGCGTGATATTCTGCATACCTCGATCGAAGAAGGTTTCCAGGTTGCTGGTCTAACAATCTCCCCTATCAAAGGGCTAAAAGAAGGCAATACGGAATTCCTTACATGGCTAACCTGGGGTAACGAGCCAACAGACTTTGATCTTGATCAAGCGATTATGACCGTGCTTGAAATGGATATATAACACGCTTTCGCGACTCGCTTAAGTGGGCTGGTCTATACGCGTCTTGTATGAACCGCTATAATCAAATGATCTTGATACCGCCCATTGGCACCTAGGTAGCTCATGACGCAATCGCATATTCGTAATTTCTCAATCATCGCACACGTTGACCATGGTAAGAGTACCCTGGCCGACCGTATGCTGGAAATGACTCAGACAGTCGCTGACCGCAAGATGCAAGCGCAGCTCCTTGATAGTATGGATCTGGAGCGCGAACGCGGTGTGACGATCAAAGCTTCTGCCGTTCGGATGATGTACAAAGCAAAAGACGGCGAGACTTACATGATTAACCTGATCGACACGCCCGGTCATGTAGACTTTACCTATGAAGTGAGCCGCGCTTTACAGGCCTGTGAAGGTGCGCTCCTCGTTGTTGACGCCAGCCAGGGCATTGAGGCCCAAACGCTGACAAACGTCTACTTAGCGCTAGAGCAAGACCTTGAAGTTCTGCCTGTTGTGAACAAGATCGACTTGCCAGCAGCCCAACCTGATGAAGTCGCCCAGGAGTTGGAGAACCTCATCGGCACCCCCGCAGAAGAGATTTTGCGTATTTCCGCCAAGAGCGGTAT
The Phototrophicus methaneseepsis DNA segment above includes these coding regions:
- a CDS encoding decaprenyl-phosphate phosphoribosyltransferase; translation: MQALSGLIRTMRPRQWTKNILFVFPALIFDGQLFELTPFLRVTFAALLLILASGSVYIMNDLVDIEKDRAHPRKKNRPLPSGQLPVPLAIGTAITLPIITVLIAFAWEPNLAAVLITYLIVQVAYSFYLKNVVILDVLTVTAGFMLRVIAGVVVIDVANFSPWLYACSGLLALFLIVGKRRQEYVQLGEHALNTRPIFKNYNLPLLDDMLRMVMTSTFITYVLYTIETDTVKMLDVNLTLLTVPFVIYGLFYYMYLIHVKGEGGAPDEVLLTDRNLQIDIALWGLTFVFLIYLLPAIINQP
- a CDS encoding isopentenyl phosphate kinase, with the protein product MTKSITLIKLGGSLITDKNVQSSYKADVVARLAREMKAAQQAQPDLSLVIGHGSGSFGHFEAKKHNTIAGVHTPEEWYGFTRVAVAASQLSQYVAETLLDAELPVFRVQPSASVVSDEGVIQQMALHNIRTALTMGLIPLVHGDVALDITLGGTITSTETIFAYLARYLPVDRILLIGVESGVYDQTGSIIPHITSHNLEQHEAALGHSAGVDVTGGMYTKVMDMLALANVRDQLSVRIMSGTEPGLLTQTLLNKAEPGTLITG
- the mvk gene encoding mevalonate kinase, with amino-acid sequence MTISASAPAKIILFGEHAVVYGEPAIAVPVTALQATADISPSDDGFKIIAYDLDDAIIRYNTYAEDQPLQRVLTLLQDVHHCDLPSVSIGVRSHIPMASGLGSGAAVTTAIARAVTQAMGKTLSLDALNRIVYEVETIHHGTPSGIDNTVIVYEQPIYFVREQPIEHLMIGQPFTLIVADTGETALTHIAVGDVRKLVTSEPEQYRPMIREIGKLTKLARQHLEAGEIKALGPLMDTNHAWLQQLTVSSPKLDQLVTAARAAGALGAKLSGGGRGGNMIALVQPEAAGDVMAALTSNGAVSVLQTMVN
- the mvaD gene encoding diphosphomevalonate decarboxylase, which encodes MKTATARAHPNIAFIKYWGNRNEVLRLPMNSTISMNLASVYTDTSVTWDENLDQDILEINGTIASEQARLRVSDHLERIRRRLGLAIHAHVSSSNNFPMGAGIASSAAAFAALTVAAVAAAEEELTERELTTIARIGSGSASRSVPSGFVEWFAAETHEDSYAESFASPDYWNLVDVIAVVSQAHKKTGSQAGHRTASTSDLQEARVAGAQARFDVCRQAIINQDFATLATVVEEDSNLMHAVMMTSRPPLFYWQPPTLAIMEAVREWRADGVEVCYTLDAGPNVHCICTSDSVDEVRNRLGTLSGILDTLVATPGGPATLI
- the rseP gene encoding RIP metalloprotease RseP; amino-acid sequence: MSVLAFALVLIPAIIIHELGHFLAAKMAGISVLEFGIGWPPRLARLFRWGETEIVLNWLPIGGYVMPLGEDMAGPVNEEVAEADEDDAEEKPKHRYEDMRSQLRERGVADEDMVALQDASAGSRIIFMAAGALANVASAIVLFIIVALIGLPEVVGARTQLVQVPQNSVFAQAGVEIGDVIERVNGEMFPTTQDFLQQLVASQDEPITLSLRRAETGDEYEVTLTPGVDTLSPYIFVGGIAEGSPAEAARLRPGDLITALDGVQFDLEDPISTMQARVIEKEGQTILLDILRDGEPYQVTLTPRVNPPAGEGRIGVVIDAVYATNNGVIFVNSVAQEAMIPQPLDKAVSYGINQTGEIIGTVISLPRSLIEGTISPEEARPVSVVGISRIGARFLQQSIDDGTPQLILNFIAMVSIFLGITNLLPVPPLDGGRILFVLIEVLRGKPISPRIEATIISVCMYIILGLAVLIIIYDIINPLTLPT
- a CDS encoding ABC transporter permease, whose product is MPNTEHILGTDYLGRDVWSRLLYGGRYTLGGAFISTLLAVVTGSTLGLISVSSNSYFNQAILAVIHAVLAIPGLLLALTVLTLMGQGSLALYFAVGIAQVAPIALVVRSASQQIGVTDYVLAAHAMGSTRTAVLRRHILRGIWSVLRAYGLVVFSYAIMNGAALSFLGFGDPGQPDWGIMLSEGRNSFRVASWPAIAPGLAIVVTLMLMNRLADRLPR
- a CDS encoding ABC transporter permease — protein: MLISRLTGALLTIWLAVTITFITLRILPGDPISAQAGEAGLTESEIALQRQLSGIDAPLPGQYVHYWLDVLSGNWGRSLYTGLTVREMISQQLGNTLWLAGYSTLLAVVLGISIGYTAVASTKIALRRLANAFIDLSLAIPVYWTGTLVVFMLATAIDGLRSQPWLPVMVLGFHTSGAIARVIQAQVHDVMQQPYIQVAVGKGLKAQRIQWVHVLRPTLAVILPVIVLQFGYLLSGTVITESIFQRSGMGTLLLRATLQQDYPVVQGVVLITAIAYVVLTLIADLASYYLDPRLRIASVTR